A section of the Flaviflexus equikiangi genome encodes:
- a CDS encoding N-acetylmuramoyl-L-alanine amidase: MKIRAAVLGALITLSPTVAIADSPDGSVLINLLDVAEPRADASLLAPQSQRSTGGYSLLTAPLETDEFFVAGVTWEGPAPTAVDIRVLEHGQWGAWYALEIETGEGGRDGTEPFIAGGAEGIQVRISGDAIPEDLDLALLDGHGADNVREEAPSEASTVPMPGTESARAINADEPASEPLLETGGAGAAEPLTQADVQALAAVDAPRVIARAGWGETRVPPAWKPSYANLGSAVIHHTAGSNTYTASQAPSVVRSIHDYHTYSWGRGWDDIGYNFLVDRFGTIYEGRYGTLASAKGKMVVGGHAAPANTGSVGISVMGTYTGSVQPSASSITAIEDIIAWQFSAAGLDPEGTWTFYNSNLGRYSTVPAVLGHRDVSSTVCPGNIYPLLPSLRRSVAAKIDSAGEPVRGDNDLAIYKTNDFGPVANSIQYFGKTGDELYVGNILGNGDLPFIRRGNTFILAEGPGSPTSTRTYTLGTAGQEVYTGDIRGSGKEAIILRSGNRFDIYEDPSTNRPTSSINFGRAGDEVFVFDWDGDGMDEIAVRRGNTFYLKWMVTSGNADREINYGRRGDEVYVGSWSSNAVETITVRRGNTYYMNYTNSSGVADKQFNYGKVSDRVVVGDWDRDGRDGLGVVRDLSK, translated from the coding sequence ATGAAAATCCGCGCAGCGGTTCTTGGCGCCCTCATCACGTTGTCACCGACGGTCGCGATCGCCGATTCGCCGGACGGCTCCGTCTTGATCAACCTTCTTGACGTCGCGGAACCCCGAGCCGATGCCTCGCTCCTCGCGCCGCAATCCCAGCGAAGCACAGGGGGCTACAGCCTCCTCACCGCACCTCTGGAGACGGATGAGTTCTTCGTCGCCGGGGTGACATGGGAGGGTCCTGCGCCGACAGCGGTCGACATCCGGGTCCTCGAGCATGGTCAATGGGGCGCGTGGTACGCGCTCGAGATCGAGACGGGAGAGGGCGGCAGAGACGGCACGGAGCCGTTCATCGCCGGCGGAGCCGAAGGCATCCAGGTCCGCATCTCGGGCGATGCCATCCCGGAGGATCTCGATCTTGCCCTCCTCGATGGTCACGGGGCGGACAATGTCCGTGAAGAAGCGCCGAGCGAAGCCTCAACGGTGCCGATGCCGGGAACCGAATCCGCACGTGCGATCAACGCTGACGAGCCAGCATCAGAGCCGCTCCTGGAGACAGGCGGCGCAGGTGCGGCAGAGCCGCTCACCCAGGCTGATGTCCAGGCGCTCGCCGCCGTGGACGCCCCGCGCGTCATCGCCCGTGCAGGATGGGGGGAAACACGTGTCCCCCCGGCATGGAAGCCCTCCTATGCGAATCTCGGCAGCGCCGTGATCCACCACACTGCCGGGAGCAACACCTATACGGCGAGCCAGGCGCCATCCGTGGTGCGAAGCATCCACGACTATCACACGTACAGCTGGGGACGCGGCTGGGACGATATCGGCTACAACTTCCTCGTCGACAGGTTCGGCACGATCTATGAAGGCCGCTACGGCACGCTGGCGTCCGCGAAGGGGAAGATGGTCGTCGGCGGCCACGCCGCGCCTGCCAACACCGGTTCCGTCGGCATCTCCGTCATGGGAACATACACGGGTTCGGTCCAGCCCTCCGCCTCCTCCATCACCGCCATCGAAGACATCATCGCGTGGCAGTTCTCTGCGGCAGGCCTCGACCCGGAGGGAACGTGGACGTTCTACAACTCCAATCTCGGCAGATACTCGACGGTGCCCGCCGTCCTGGGACATCGTGATGTCTCCTCGACCGTGTGTCCCGGCAACATCTATCCGCTCCTGCCATCGCTGCGCCGCTCTGTCGCCGCGAAGATCGACAGCGCCGGCGAGCCTGTTCGCGGGGACAATGACCTCGCGATCTACAAGACGAACGATTTCGGCCCCGTCGCCAACAGCATCCAGTATTTCGGCAAGACGGGCGACGAACTCTATGTCGGCAACATTCTCGGCAACGGCGACCTGCCCTTCATTCGCCGCGGAAACACCTTCATCCTGGCGGAGGGGCCGGGCTCGCCGACGTCGACCCGCACCTACACGTTAGGGACGGCCGGCCAGGAGGTCTACACCGGTGATATTCGCGGGTCCGGGAAGGAGGCGATCATCCTCCGCTCGGGCAACCGCTTCGACATCTATGAAGATCCGTCGACCAACCGCCCCACCTCGTCGATCAACTTCGGGCGCGCCGGCGATGAAGTGTTCGTCTTCGACTGGGACGGGGACGGCATGGACGAGATCGCGGTCCGGCGCGGAAACACCTTCTATCTGAAGTGGATGGTGACCTCCGGAAACGCCGATCGGGAGATCAACTACGGGCGCCGCGGCGACGAGGTCTATGTGGGGTCCTGGTCATCCAATGCCGTCGAGACCATCACGGTGCGTCGAGGAAACACGTATTACATGAACTACACGAACTCGTCAGGCGTGGCCGATAAGCAGTTCAACTATGGGAAGGTCTCTGACAGGGTTGTCGTCGGGGACTGGGACCGCGATGGCCGAGACGGCCTGGGAGTCGTCCGAGACCTCTCGAAGTAG
- a CDS encoding ABC transporter permease produces the protein MSVFSDLKGSRELLHNLTMREIKGKYKRTALGQLWSLANPLALMVVYSFVFAIVIRVQPAPGDPSGLDLFVLWLMCALLPWTFFSGIVNGSMGTIVGNENLIKKVYFPRSTLIFANTLSALYQHLWEMLILVVAVLVLGSNVLIYIPLVAVTMVLLALFATGLGMIFAVANVYFRDVQHFSGILFQLWFYASPIVYPAELVKEQSESFGPIAFGITIDNLYQLNPFIHFAEIFRNLLYDARWPDWSTFGLVAAGSIAVFFIGWKIFDRHQDHLAEVL, from the coding sequence TTGTCAGTATTCTCCGACCTCAAGGGGTCGCGCGAGCTCCTCCACAATCTGACGATGAGGGAGATCAAGGGCAAGTACAAGAGGACTGCTCTCGGCCAGCTGTGGTCGTTGGCGAATCCGCTGGCCCTCATGGTCGTCTACTCTTTCGTCTTCGCGATTGTCATTCGCGTGCAGCCCGCCCCCGGCGACCCGTCGGGCCTCGACCTCTTCGTGCTGTGGCTCATGTGCGCACTCCTGCCCTGGACGTTCTTCTCCGGCATCGTCAACGGCTCGATGGGGACGATCGTCGGGAACGAGAACCTCATCAAGAAGGTGTATTTCCCCCGTTCCACCCTGATCTTCGCCAACACGCTCTCCGCGCTCTATCAGCATCTCTGGGAGATGCTCATCCTCGTCGTCGCGGTCCTGGTGCTCGGCAGCAACGTCCTCATCTACATCCCTCTCGTCGCCGTGACCATGGTTCTCCTTGCCCTCTTCGCGACGGGGCTCGGGATGATCTTCGCCGTCGCCAACGTCTACTTCCGGGACGTCCAGCATTTCTCCGGGATCCTCTTCCAGCTCTGGTTCTATGCCAGCCCGATCGTCTACCCTGCCGAGCTGGTGAAGGAGCAGTCGGAGAGCTTCGGGCCGATCGCCTTCGGCATCACGATCGACAACCTCTACCAGCTCAACCCGTTCATCCACTTCGCCGAGATCTTCAGGAATCTGCTCTATGACGCACGCTGGCCAGACTGGTCGACCTTCGGTCTCGTGGCCGCCGGCTCCATCGCCGTCTTCTTCATCGGGTGGAAGATCTTCGACCGCCACCAGGACCACCTTGCGGAGGTGCTGTGA
- a CDS encoding glycosyltransferase family 2 protein, which yields MKRVDIVIAAHNPQRRIDRAVSSIVNGNPEARAVVVCHNTSISSITAELDPVLVEGTTFLELNDSIPSPSGPFMFGMRQSKAEYVSIMGSDDQLEPGAVAAWLELADRYTADSVITRLTRGESRTLVRSPAARPWARGILDVYRDRLPYRSAPLGLIRRTALEALQLELTPGARNGGDLEFVSRLWSGGRVVYQKSGPGYVEMADADDRVTHVAKPVAEELAPLTGLLSSAWFSEQTKRTRRALAVKAYRRTVVDTIIKRPRVEDWSAEDLSTLAQIAAALHRIGISPFLSLAESRLLAAVMNSRVEDFSAGVAAAKKYRSPAAIGGTHPLSWASPIGSFRYTVASALMR from the coding sequence ATGAAACGCGTCGATATCGTGATCGCCGCCCACAACCCGCAGCGTCGTATCGACCGCGCGGTTTCGTCCATTGTCAACGGCAACCCGGAGGCGCGCGCCGTCGTGGTGTGCCATAACACCTCGATCTCGTCGATCACGGCCGAGCTCGACCCCGTCCTTGTTGAGGGCACCACGTTCCTCGAGCTGAACGACAGCATCCCCTCGCCCTCGGGGCCGTTCATGTTCGGCATGAGGCAGTCGAAGGCGGAGTACGTCTCGATCATGGGATCCGATGACCAGCTCGAACCGGGCGCGGTGGCGGCCTGGCTCGAGCTCGCCGATCGTTACACAGCTGACAGCGTCATCACCCGCCTGACACGCGGGGAATCCCGGACGCTGGTCCGCTCCCCAGCGGCCCGCCCGTGGGCGCGCGGCATTCTCGACGTGTATAGGGATCGACTCCCCTATCGGTCTGCCCCGCTCGGATTGATCCGCAGGACGGCCCTCGAAGCACTCCAGCTTGAACTGACGCCGGGAGCGCGCAACGGCGGCGATCTCGAATTCGTATCCAGACTATGGTCGGGTGGCCGCGTCGTATACCAGAAGAGCGGCCCGGGCTATGTGGAGATGGCGGACGCAGATGATCGGGTCACCCACGTCGCCAAGCCTGTCGCCGAAGAGCTGGCCCCCCTGACAGGCCTCCTCTCGTCAGCCTGGTTCTCCGAGCAGACGAAGCGCACCCGCCGAGCACTCGCCGTCAAGGCGTACCGGCGCACCGTGGTCGACACGATCATCAAGCGGCCCCGTGTCGAAGACTGGTCGGCTGAAGATCTCAGCACTCTCGCCCAGATCGCGGCAGCCCTCCACCGGATCGGCATCTCGCCCTTCCTGTCGCTGGCCGAGTCGCGCCTTCTCGCTGCAGTGATGAACTCGAGGGTCGAGGACTTCTCGGCAGGGGTCGCCGCAGCCAAGAAGTATCGTTCCCCCGCCGCAATCGGGGGGACACACCCACTGTCCTGGGCAAGCCCCATCGGCTCCTTCCGCTACACCGTCGCGTCCGCTCTCATGAGGTAA
- the galE gene encoding UDP-glucose 4-epimerase GalE yields MRVLITGGAGYIGSHTAVQLVRAGHDPIIVDSYVNSTPAVLPRIERVTGRRITAYQLDLVDEAATRALFDEARPDAVIHFAALKAVSESVDDPFSYYRNNLQSALSVVGAMLDVGCRTMIFSSSATVYGDGAAPSTEEQDHLSSGTPYGRTKVMIEQILTDVARASDLRVAVLRYFNPVGAHPSGLLGESPAGEPSNLMPYIAQVAAGKRERLTVFGGDYPTPDGTCLRDYLHVLDLADGHVAALEKIAEGSIDVRAWNLGRGTPVSVLELIHAFEQASGRPVPYVVGPRRAGDLPAVWADTARARSELGWSAERSVEEMCADTWRWQCANPDGYDSGIATAHG; encoded by the coding sequence ATGCGCGTGCTTATTACCGGCGGTGCCGGATATATCGGCTCGCACACCGCTGTCCAGCTGGTGCGCGCGGGCCACGATCCCATCATCGTCGACAGCTACGTGAACTCGACACCCGCGGTCCTGCCGCGGATCGAGCGGGTGACGGGCCGTCGAATCACTGCTTACCAGCTCGATCTCGTCGATGAGGCGGCAACCCGTGCGCTCTTCGACGAGGCCCGGCCGGATGCTGTCATCCACTTCGCCGCACTCAAGGCAGTCAGCGAATCGGTCGACGATCCATTCTCGTACTACAGGAACAACCTGCAATCGGCTCTATCAGTCGTCGGTGCCATGCTCGATGTCGGCTGCCGCACGATGATCTTCTCCTCCTCCGCCACGGTCTATGGTGACGGCGCCGCACCGTCGACGGAGGAGCAGGACCACCTCTCGTCGGGCACCCCGTATGGGCGTACGAAGGTGATGATCGAGCAGATCCTCACCGATGTCGCTCGAGCATCCGATCTGCGGGTCGCTGTTCTGCGGTATTTCAATCCTGTCGGTGCTCACCCCTCGGGACTCCTGGGCGAGTCGCCCGCTGGGGAGCCGAGCAACCTCATGCCCTATATCGCGCAGGTCGCCGCCGGAAAGCGGGAGAGGCTGACCGTGTTCGGGGGCGACTATCCCACGCCGGACGGTACGTGCCTGCGCGACTACCTCCACGTTCTCGACCTTGCCGATGGTCATGTCGCAGCCCTCGAGAAGATCGCCGAGGGAAGTATCGACGTACGGGCTTGGAATTTGGGTCGGGGAACTCCCGTCTCCGTCCTCGAGCTCATCCACGCGTTCGAGCAGGCATCGGGACGGCCGGTGCCCTACGTGGTCGGTCCCCGCAGAGCGGGTGACCTGCCGGCCGTGTGGGCGGATACGGCTCGGGCGCGCAGCGAGCTCGGATGGTCGGCAGAGCGCAGCGTCGAGGAGATGTGCGCAGACACGTGGCGGTGGCAGTGCGCCAACCCTGACGGCTACGATTCCGGCATCGCCACTGCTCACGGGTGA
- a CDS encoding glycosyltransferase family 4 protein, protein MKICVVTAWFPSDIHPGAGNFVANDAAALSEDHEVIVVHLVDPKLDDGWRDFRLGDVRVLRRPMPWGRPCAAAATMRGLRPVFDGADIVHTMACPSLIKFALSRSRTPVVHTEHWSGILRTPSSRMAGLKIPLLKALFRRPRAVCAVSSYLGSALEVVTGRAVTVIPNIVTPPPYSPPRESDGTLRLLSVGNLVAGKHPLLAVDTVAELADRGFDVSLWWAGQGPLADEVRDHARKLQISDRIELLGHVPPALLAARYAEADVVLHTSSDETFCIVAAEALCAGRPLVIQDTGGHRDFVSEPYCTFPTDRTPAAFAHAVEQAYSNRRSDGFESYAGGLAELLGHQAFRTRWNAVYGEIL, encoded by the coding sequence ATGAAGATCTGCGTCGTCACGGCCTGGTTTCCCTCCGACATTCATCCGGGCGCTGGGAACTTCGTGGCCAACGACGCCGCGGCGTTGAGCGAGGATCACGAGGTGATCGTCGTCCATCTCGTCGACCCGAAACTGGACGACGGATGGCGCGACTTCCGGCTGGGAGACGTTCGAGTCCTCCGCAGGCCCATGCCATGGGGCCGACCATGTGCGGCCGCTGCGACGATGAGAGGGCTGCGTCCGGTCTTCGACGGCGCCGACATCGTCCACACGATGGCATGTCCATCCCTCATCAAGTTCGCCCTCAGCCGCAGCCGCACCCCTGTCGTCCACACGGAGCACTGGTCAGGAATCCTCCGAACGCCCTCGTCCCGCATGGCAGGGCTGAAGATTCCACTGCTCAAGGCCCTCTTCCGCCGTCCGCGAGCCGTGTGCGCTGTCTCGAGCTACTTGGGGAGCGCGCTGGAGGTCGTGACGGGCCGAGCAGTGACCGTCATTCCCAATATCGTCACCCCTCCCCCCTATTCACCTCCCCGAGAGAGCGACGGAACCCTCCGGCTCCTATCGGTGGGCAACCTCGTCGCCGGGAAGCACCCGCTGCTCGCGGTGGACACCGTCGCCGAACTCGCAGATCGAGGATTCGACGTCTCGCTCTGGTGGGCAGGGCAGGGGCCCCTCGCGGACGAGGTGAGAGACCACGCGCGGAAGCTGCAGATCTCTGACCGCATCGAACTCCTGGGGCATGTTCCGCCGGCTCTTCTTGCAGCGCGATACGCGGAGGCGGACGTGGTCCTCCACACGTCGTCCGACGAGACATTCTGCATCGTCGCGGCCGAGGCGCTGTGCGCTGGCAGACCGCTCGTCATCCAGGACACGGGCGGACACCGAGACTTCGTCTCGGAGCCCTACTGCACCTTTCCGACGGATCGGACGCCCGCCGCTTTCGCCCATGCCGTCGAACAGGCCTATTCGAACCGCCGCAGCGACGGGTTCGAGTCATATGCCGGGGGCCTGGCCGAACTTCTCGGGCATCAGGCATTCAGAACCCGCTGGAATGCCGTCTATGGGGAGATCCTATGA
- a CDS encoding nucleotide sugar dehydrogenase translates to MRIAVVAMGKIGLPLAVQFADAGHEVIGVDVNDETVRLINEGIEPFPGEAFLQEKLTALVPAGRLRATTDYADAIPGADAVVLVVPLFVNDETWEPDFGWMDAATRSLAEHLTPGTLVSYETTLPVGTTRGRWKPMIEEISGLTEGADFHLVFSPERVLTGRVFEDLRRYPKLVGGLSEAGTAKAIEFYSAVLSFDERPDLDQPNGVWDMGNAEAAEMAKLAETTYRDVNIGLANQFAVYADKVGIDVQRVIDACNSQPYSHIHRPGIAVGGHCIPVYPRLYLSTDPHASIVRTARSFNAQMPGYVVGRVEELMGSLEGLTVVVLGASYRGKVKETAFSGVFSTVDELTRRGATVLVHDPMYSTEELAAFGWAAYSLGDPADVAIVQADHPEYASLAASDIPGIRLLADGRRITDPALWTGVARVVIGDSIGR, encoded by the coding sequence ATGCGTATTGCAGTCGTTGCTATGGGTAAGATTGGTCTGCCGCTGGCCGTCCAGTTTGCTGATGCTGGCCACGAGGTCATCGGCGTCGATGTAAACGACGAGACCGTCCGCCTCATCAACGAAGGGATCGAGCCGTTCCCCGGGGAGGCATTCCTCCAGGAGAAGCTCACTGCCCTCGTTCCGGCCGGCCGCCTGCGCGCGACCACGGACTATGCGGATGCGATCCCCGGCGCCGATGCTGTTGTCCTTGTCGTCCCGCTTTTCGTCAACGACGAGACGTGGGAGCCCGACTTCGGCTGGATGGATGCCGCGACTCGTTCTCTCGCTGAGCACCTCACGCCGGGCACGCTCGTCTCGTACGAGACGACCCTGCCGGTCGGCACGACGCGTGGCCGCTGGAAGCCGATGATCGAGGAGATCTCCGGGCTGACGGAAGGCGCCGATTTCCATCTCGTCTTCTCTCCCGAGCGCGTCCTCACAGGTCGCGTCTTCGAGGACCTGCGCCGCTACCCGAAGCTTGTCGGCGGGTTGAGCGAGGCAGGGACCGCGAAGGCGATCGAGTTCTACTCGGCCGTGCTGTCGTTCGATGAGCGGCCGGATCTTGACCAGCCGAACGGCGTGTGGGATATGGGCAACGCTGAGGCGGCAGAAATGGCGAAGCTTGCCGAAACCACCTACCGCGATGTCAACATCGGTCTCGCCAACCAGTTCGCGGTCTACGCGGACAAGGTGGGGATCGACGTGCAGCGTGTCATCGATGCCTGCAACTCCCAGCCCTACTCGCACATCCACCGCCCAGGTATCGCCGTCGGTGGTCACTGCATTCCCGTCTACCCGAGGCTCTACCTGTCAACAGATCCTCATGCCTCGATCGTGCGCACCGCACGGTCCTTCAATGCGCAGATGCCGGGCTATGTCGTCGGCCGTGTCGAAGAGCTCATGGGCAGCCTCGAAGGGCTGACGGTCGTCGTTCTCGGCGCGTCCTACCGCGGAAAGGTCAAGGAGACAGCCTTCTCCGGAGTCTTCTCGACAGTTGACGAGCTGACGAGACGCGGCGCGACAGTCCTGGTCCACGATCCCATGTACTCGACCGAGGAGCTCGCGGCGTTCGGTTGGGCGGCTTACTCCCTCGGAGATCCGGCCGATGTGGCGATCGTCCAGGCCGATCATCCCGAGTATGCGTCGCTGGCAGCCTCCGACATTCCCGGTATCCGGCTTCTCGCTGACGGCCGCCGCATCACCGATCCGGCGCTGTGGACTGGTGTGGCCAGGGTCGTCATTGGTGATTCCATCGGTCGCTGA
- a CDS encoding ABC transporter ATP-binding protein: MTETAVTVDHVSKSFKIYKELNRTLKSALLRRRRSVSEDFPALNDVSFEIPQGSTFALVGDNGSGKSTLLKCMAKILVPNTGSITTHGRMAAMLEVGSGFHPELSGRENIYLNGSILGMTHQELDSRFDEIVAFSGVEEFIDQPVKNYSSGMYVRLGFSVAIHTEPDILLVDEILAVGDASFQDKCSKKFADLRNDGKTVVVVSHSVPQLRAMADQAAWLENGRLVEVGPARTVIERYGDSTKTGVRIDSDGKVRWGSGEATVERVEVLDAEGQPADYLVATGDRITLRLHYSAKNRIEKPVFGFSMESIDGTYLWGNNTRDLEYHVDHIEGTGAIDLTIPRLNLQPGQFIFHGSIVNTTTEHVYDYVREAAGIGVKRGTPFESGGYVILDGRWSTPGGAR, encoded by the coding sequence ATGACTGAGACAGCAGTGACAGTCGACCATGTCTCGAAGAGCTTCAAAATATACAAGGAGCTCAACAGGACCCTCAAGTCCGCACTCCTGCGCAGGCGGCGCTCCGTCTCGGAGGACTTCCCCGCTCTGAACGACGTGAGTTTCGAGATCCCCCAGGGATCGACCTTCGCCCTGGTCGGGGATAACGGATCGGGCAAGTCGACCCTCCTCAAGTGCATGGCGAAGATCCTCGTGCCCAACACCGGTTCGATCACGACGCATGGTCGCATGGCGGCGATGCTGGAGGTCGGCTCCGGCTTCCACCCCGAACTCTCCGGCCGCGAGAACATCTACCTCAACGGCTCGATCCTCGGCATGACGCATCAGGAGCTGGATAGTCGCTTCGACGAGATCGTCGCCTTCTCCGGCGTGGAGGAGTTCATCGACCAGCCCGTCAAGAACTATTCGTCCGGCATGTACGTCCGTCTCGGCTTCTCGGTCGCAATCCACACGGAGCCCGATATCCTCCTCGTCGACGAGATCCTCGCGGTAGGCGACGCGTCCTTCCAGGACAAGTGTTCGAAGAAGTTCGCGGACCTGCGCAACGACGGGAAGACAGTCGTCGTCGTGTCCCATTCCGTGCCCCAGCTGCGGGCGATGGCGGACCAGGCCGCGTGGCTCGAGAACGGCAGGCTCGTCGAGGTGGGACCTGCCCGGACCGTCATCGAGCGCTACGGCGACTCGACCAAGACCGGCGTCCGGATCGACAGCGACGGGAAGGTCCGGTGGGGATCGGGCGAAGCCACGGTCGAACGCGTCGAGGTGCTCGATGCCGAGGGGCAGCCTGCCGACTATCTCGTCGCAACGGGAGACCGGATCACGCTGAGGCTCCACTACTCGGCCAAGAACCGAATCGAGAAGCCCGTGTTCGGGTTCAGCATGGAATCGATCGACGGCACCTACCTGTGGGGCAACAACACCCGAGACCTCGAATACCACGTCGACCACATCGAGGGCACCGGCGCGATCGACCTGACGATCCCGCGGCTCAACCTGCAGCCCGGCCAATTCATCTTCCACGGCTCGATCGTGAATACGACAACCGAACACGTCTACGACTATGTTCGCGAAGCGGCCGGGATCGGGGTCAAGAGGGGCACTCCGTTCGAATCGGGCGGTTACGTCATCCTCGACGGACGCTGGTCGACACCGGGAGGCGCACGATGA
- a CDS encoding DUF6541 family protein, with protein sequence MVLPAMLLVLATLAGLSLPGYLILRGLRIPPVVALSAAPAILAGVLAALSVILPGSLTTGQDWATTAWIAAGVLSAVGVLLWLLSPRLAPDRREPSRLFIGIALGAAALACIITVHQVLEGMGALDVPLQRRDSVFHYNAIAGILNGWGNANPLELQGWMLGSAGTSSFYPSTFHAVAATIPVAHGVVAGNLLAVVCCLVWVIGLTGLARVAFPSFPGAWAAAPLLSLVAISFPLIPLFRQGQWPFGLSLALTPGLLALLMFSARTRSIPGLLAFCVGLAGSVGAHPSGIAVFALVALGAAMLEIGERALAAVRREDRAEARMPLPLAIVLAFGAAGAYVVLDRSETILRMGTFARPQTPAPELVQSLLTFSHVSVNEPFGIAPAIGMIPLLIAGTALMVIYRPSRPLFVAASMLLATLLLTPTNLRVAHVTGALWYGDPERILGVLTLFTLLAAALGVGWLAEKIAPRVRGDRDTVRMGVSLLIVALALSITWIDRSQVRSDIIVAGNYHPSETSPHFVGGPAWTADDSRFWESAAELVGTDGVMTDSASGGVFLPAMVNVRAVPAITTLDSLPGPGREAAWGLRDTQPLGETACLFLEDNTIRWVYLEKATNTRFAGSHFRSDLMAPHGELVVKDGPRELWRIDDCRN encoded by the coding sequence GTGGTTCTTCCCGCGATGCTGCTCGTCCTCGCGACACTGGCCGGCCTCTCCCTTCCCGGCTACCTGATCCTCAGGGGACTGCGCATCCCGCCCGTCGTCGCACTGTCCGCCGCCCCCGCCATCCTTGCAGGAGTCCTCGCGGCCCTGTCAGTCATCCTGCCGGGCTCTCTCACGACGGGACAGGACTGGGCGACGACAGCGTGGATCGCGGCCGGCGTGCTGTCCGCTGTCGGCGTTCTCCTCTGGTTGCTGTCGCCGCGTCTGGCGCCGGACAGGAGGGAGCCTTCTCGGCTCTTCATCGGCATCGCCCTTGGCGCGGCGGCTCTCGCCTGCATCATTACCGTCCACCAGGTCCTTGAGGGCATGGGCGCGCTGGACGTGCCCCTTCAGCGGCGGGATTCGGTCTTCCACTACAACGCGATCGCAGGCATCCTCAACGGCTGGGGCAACGCCAACCCACTGGAACTCCAGGGATGGATGCTCGGATCTGCCGGAACGTCGTCCTTCTACCCGTCGACGTTCCACGCAGTCGCCGCGACCATCCCCGTCGCCCACGGAGTCGTCGCCGGCAACCTGCTGGCGGTCGTGTGCTGTCTCGTGTGGGTGATTGGGCTTACTGGCCTGGCACGTGTTGCCTTCCCGTCCTTTCCGGGGGCGTGGGCAGCCGCCCCTCTGCTATCCCTGGTCGCCATATCCTTCCCCTTGATCCCGTTGTTCCGCCAGGGGCAATGGCCGTTCGGCCTGTCCCTCGCGCTCACCCCGGGCCTGCTCGCACTTCTCATGTTCAGTGCCCGGACGCGGTCGATTCCGGGACTGCTTGCGTTCTGCGTGGGGCTGGCCGGGTCTGTCGGAGCTCATCCGAGCGGCATCGCGGTCTTCGCGCTCGTGGCCCTCGGTGCGGCGATGCTCGAGATCGGAGAACGAGCGCTGGCGGCTGTTCGCCGGGAAGACCGCGCGGAGGCGCGGATGCCGCTTCCGTTGGCCATCGTTCTCGCTTTCGGTGCGGCCGGGGCTTACGTTGTGCTGGACAGGTCCGAGACGATCCTGCGGATGGGGACGTTCGCCCGCCCCCAGACCCCCGCGCCCGAGCTTGTCCAATCCCTGCTCACGTTCTCGCACGTCAGCGTCAACGAACCTTTCGGGATAGCGCCGGCGATCGGCATGATTCCGCTCCTCATCGCGGGAACAGCACTCATGGTCATCTACCGGCCCTCCCGCCCCCTCTTCGTGGCAGCCTCCATGCTTCTTGCCACGCTTCTGCTGACGCCGACCAACCTGCGTGTGGCGCACGTGACGGGCGCTCTCTGGTACGGCGATCCGGAGCGGATACTCGGCGTTCTCACGCTCTTCACCCTTCTGGCGGCGGCCCTGGGCGTCGGATGGTTGGCGGAGAAGATCGCCCCGCGAGTCCGCGGCGACCGGGACACTGTTCGCATGGGAGTCAGTCTTCTCATCGTCGCGCTGGCACTCTCGATCACGTGGATCGATCGATCCCAGGTCCGGAGCGACATCATCGTGGCCGGAAACTATCATCCGAGCGAGACCTCTCCCCACTTTGTCGGCGGTCCGGCGTGGACCGCGGATGACAGCCGCTTCTGGGAGAGTGCGGCCGAGCTCGTCGGCACCGACGGCGTCATGACAGACTCCGCCTCTGGGGGTGTCTTCCTTCCGGCAATGGTGAATGTCCGGGCAGTCCCCGCCATCACCACGCTCGATTCGCTGCCGGGGCCGGGGAGGGAGGCCGCGTGGGGCCTGCGGGATACTCAACCGCTCGGGGAGACCGCGTGCCTGTTCCTCGAAGACAACACGATTCGGTGGGTCTATCTTGAGAAGGCCACCAATACACGGTTCGCCGGCTCGCATTTCCGTTCAGACCTCATGGCGCCGCACGGGGAGCTTGTGGTGAAGGATGGTCCGCGGGAGCTCTGGCGGATCGATGACTGCCGAAACTAG